A single Streptococcus thermophilus DNA region contains:
- a CDS encoding phage major tail protein, TP901-1 family, whose amino-acid sequence MAEIKTNQAQLGKEKILMFRKFGDKTAAAKLALQTEHEWEYSRDADTTKTKDGAVVADGGLETTLSINAIGTKDDLNEMLKKSVIDGYKVEVWEIDLADKKSNGKYGSLYAIGRLSNWKVPANVEELVEIESEMSIEGKPQPGEATLTPDQIKEIQYTFQDTTAITAL is encoded by the coding sequence ATGGCTGAAATTAAAACAAATCAAGCACAATTAGGTAAAGAGAAAATTTTGATGTTCCGTAAATTCGGAGACAAGACAGCAGCGGCTAAGCTCGCACTACAAACTGAGCACGAGTGGGAATATTCACGAGATGCCGACACTACTAAAACTAAGGACGGGGCTGTTGTTGCAGACGGCGGTCTTGAGACGACACTTTCAATCAATGCAATTGGAACTAAAGACGACCTTAATGAAATGCTTAAGAAATCAGTAATTGATGGATATAAGGTAGAAGTTTGGGAGATTGACCTAGCTGACAAGAAAAGCAACGGCAAGTATGGCTCTCTTTACGCCATCGGCCGATTATCAAATTGGAAAGTACCCGCTAATGTCGAGGAACTCGTTGAAATTGAGTCAGAAATGTCAATTGAGGGCAAACCCCAACCTGGGGAAGCCACTCTAACACCTGATCAAATCAAAGAGATTCAGTACACATTCCAAGACACTACTGCAATTACTGCCCTCTAA
- a CDS encoding DUF3168 domain-containing protein, with protein sequence MKQPDQLLHDEMYRISSGLGYDTYTYLPPEGAAYPFVVMGETTVLPQATKSRMIGRLSSTVHVWGSVDDRKLLSDMAGQLMSSFFTIKNIDGTQFFAEVNQSSIDSNRDNSTDEVLYHFVVETYFKFV encoded by the coding sequence ATGAAACAACCTGATCAACTATTACATGATGAAATGTATCGTATTAGTAGTGGCTTAGGCTATGACACATACACATATTTACCGCCTGAAGGCGCGGCTTATCCCTTTGTTGTAATGGGAGAAACAACGGTCTTGCCACAAGCTACAAAGTCACGCATGATAGGTCGTTTATCGTCTACTGTGCATGTTTGGGGGAGTGTGGATGACCGAAAACTACTATCAGATATGGCTGGACAGTTGATGTCTAGCTTTTTTACTATCAAAAATATAGACGGCACACAATTCTTCGCAGAAGTGAACCAGTCGTCTATTGATAGCAATAGAGATAACAGCACAGATGAGGTGCTATATCATTTTGTCGTTGAGACTTATTTTAAATTTGTTTAA
- a CDS encoding major capsid protein → MGLIYDKVTAANIAGYFNALQENINSTLGESIFPARKQLGTKLSYIKGASGQAVALKAAAFDTNVTIRDRVSADVHDEQMPFFKEALLVKENDRQQLNLVKDTGNEALINTIVAGIFNDDVTLINGARARLEAMRMQVLATGKIAFTSGGVNKDIDYGVKPDHKKQVTTSWAEPKATPLADLEEAIETARELGLNPERAILNAKTFGLIRKAASTAKAIKPLAADGGAVTKAELENYIADNFGVEIVIENGTYRNDKGEVSKFFPDGHLTLIPNGPLGNTVFGTTPEESDLFADNTVNADVAIVDNGIAVTTTKTTDPVNVQTKVSMVALPSFERLDDVYMLTVIPAV, encoded by the coding sequence ATGGGACTTATTTATGATAAAGTTACCGCGGCAAATATCGCTGGATATTTCAATGCGTTACAAGAAAATATCAATTCAACTTTGGGTGAGTCGATTTTCCCAGCACGCAAACAATTAGGAACTAAATTATCTTATATCAAGGGGGCATCTGGTCAAGCCGTTGCTTTGAAAGCCGCAGCCTTTGATACCAATGTAACAATCCGTGACCGTGTTAGTGCTGATGTTCATGATGAACAAATGCCATTCTTTAAAGAGGCTTTACTAGTTAAAGAAAACGACCGTCAACAGCTTAATCTTGTAAAAGACACTGGCAACGAGGCACTTATTAACACAATTGTAGCCGGAATCTTTAACGATGATGTTACTCTTATTAACGGTGCACGCGCTCGCCTCGAAGCTATGCGTATGCAAGTGCTTGCAACTGGTAAGATCGCTTTTACAAGCGGCGGTGTTAATAAAGATATTGACTATGGTGTAAAACCTGACCATAAGAAACAAGTAACTACTAGCTGGGCTGAACCAAAAGCAACTCCTCTCGCTGACCTTGAGGAAGCTATTGAGACAGCGCGTGAGCTTGGTCTTAATCCAGAGCGTGCGATTTTGAACGCTAAAACATTCGGGCTTATCCGTAAGGCTGCATCTACAGCCAAAGCTATCAAACCACTTGCAGCTGATGGCGGAGCAGTTACTAAAGCAGAGCTCGAGAATTATATTGCTGACAATTTCGGAGTGGAGATTGTTATTGAAAACGGTACATACCGAAATGACAAAGGCGAAGTTTCTAAATTCTTCCCAGACGGTCACTTGACTCTTATCCCTAACGGACCTCTTGGAAACACTGTATTTGGAACAACTCCAGAAGAATCTGATCTATTCGCTGACAACACAGTTAACGCTGACGTTGCAATCGTTGATAACGGTATCGCAGTTACAACTACCAAGACTACTGACCCAGTTAACGTACAAACTAAGGTGTCAATGGTAGCATTGCCATCATTTGAACGCTTGGATGATGTGTACATGTTGACTGTTATTCCAGCGGTATAA
- a CDS encoding distal tail protein Dit — MAVFQFNGYDLNDYFKLIKVSHEIGNERDITTDSAPKIGVNVQQVSFGAKKIKLTVSLATRELNDNAFVDPNEPAPIDYNMFHHVREQAARVLHSDKPVELKLPDEPDRYYLAIVTGEASLKGISDWYDQAEIEFLVPDGVAHSTTYRSFETPKIENNKMVFDLVNDGSVNANPIITVKHNSENGYIGLVNSTGVCELGDRLEANTEDYRHSEVLFDYASSNGEHRIPNGLSQGLKNIGISNDVNDTKPNGTLYIDNAWGRPHIALQSGQVASVTFDIPRDSTGEKGALYEYFWWRQIFWLGSASQMGYFKICVTDASGTFLYGVETFKRYNGLGCEYNFLASDGKGGFRIVDRKNFLGTHIEQHNPFNEPRGWSDILRFDDVVQFYWWGSYPRYTIPEIKGKKSDKIHVILGKVGNAPLVTHMYLDDFIYRKDYVFGVRDIPNRYRAGGKVVIDSETDTVIVDNIPKIVDVVQGSDFLTIPPGKSQLEVYCSSWVTNKPSVSVKFEERYL; from the coding sequence ATGGCCGTGTTTCAATTTAACGGATATGATTTGAATGATTACTTCAAATTAATCAAAGTGTCGCACGAAATTGGGAATGAACGCGATATCACTACAGACTCAGCCCCTAAAATTGGGGTTAATGTTCAACAAGTTTCGTTTGGTGCTAAAAAAATAAAATTAACTGTCAGCTTAGCGACTAGAGAACTTAACGATAATGCTTTCGTAGACCCAAACGAACCAGCTCCAATTGATTACAACATGTTTCATCACGTAAGGGAACAAGCGGCTAGAGTGCTACACTCTGATAAACCGGTAGAATTGAAATTACCTGATGAGCCAGATAGGTACTATTTAGCGATAGTGACAGGAGAAGCTAGTTTGAAAGGTATCTCTGACTGGTATGACCAGGCTGAAATTGAATTCTTAGTACCTGACGGAGTCGCACATTCGACTACCTATCGCAGTTTTGAAACCCCTAAAATAGAGAACAACAAGATGGTATTTGACCTTGTTAACGATGGATCAGTTAATGCTAACCCAATAATTACAGTGAAGCACAATAGTGAGAATGGCTATATTGGATTAGTTAATAGCACAGGTGTCTGCGAGCTTGGGGACAGGTTAGAAGCAAATACAGAAGATTATAGACATTCAGAGGTACTTTTTGATTACGCTTCGTCAAACGGGGAGCACAGAATCCCTAACGGTTTATCTCAAGGATTGAAAAACATTGGCATCTCAAACGATGTCAACGACACCAAGCCAAACGGAACTCTTTACATCGATAACGCTTGGGGTCGTCCTCACATTGCATTACAGAGTGGTCAAGTAGCATCTGTTACTTTTGACATCCCAAGAGATTCAACTGGTGAAAAAGGCGCTCTGTATGAATATTTTTGGTGGAGACAAATTTTTTGGCTTGGTTCTGCAAGTCAAATGGGTTATTTTAAAATTTGTGTCACAGACGCAAGTGGTACATTTTTGTATGGTGTTGAAACTTTTAAACGTTACAATGGTTTAGGCTGTGAATATAATTTTCTAGCTAGTGACGGTAAGGGAGGTTTCCGTATTGTCGACAGGAAGAATTTTTTAGGAACGCACATCGAGCAGCACAACCCATTTAATGAACCTAGGGGATGGTCAGATATCCTAAGGTTTGATGATGTCGTACAGTTCTACTGGTGGGGTTCTTATCCTAGATATACAATTCCTGAAATTAAGGGGAAAAAATCAGATAAAATTCATGTCATTTTAGGTAAGGTAGGCAACGCACCACTTGTTACACACATGTATTTAGATGATTTTATATACCGAAAAGACTATGTTTTTGGTGTCAGGGATATCCCTAATAGATACCGCGCTGGTGGGAAAGTGGTAATAGATAGTGAAACTGATACCGTCATTGTAGATAATATCCCGAAAATCGTTGATGTTGTGCAAGGCTCTGACTTTCTCACGATTCCACCGGGAAAATCACAATTAGAAGTATACTGTTCAAGTTGGGTTACGAATAAGCCCTCTGTGTCTGTTAAATTTGAAGAAAGGTATTTGTAA
- a CDS encoding DUF4355 domain-containing protein codes for METDNTTVETIETEEVSQDVEHDVESDQSSDFQAPKSQSELDSIVNKAVQTALKNQKKSEETRINEAIAKALKKEQDYSKLSAAERASKEFEDQKAEFEKQVAQFELEKLNMAVKEDLVSKGLPVELAEMFSHAGNAAEALKMVGTFEKVFNDAVAEKVKTTIRQNAPKAASVGGTQTDNFGAKLAKSTNVTTARLI; via the coding sequence ATGGAAACAGATAACACAACAGTTGAAACGATCGAAACTGAGGAAGTAAGCCAAGACGTTGAGCATGACGTTGAGTCAGATCAATCGAGCGACTTTCAAGCACCGAAATCACAGTCAGAACTTGATAGTATTGTAAACAAAGCAGTCCAAACTGCTTTGAAGAATCAGAAAAAGAGCGAAGAAACTCGAATCAATGAGGCAATCGCTAAAGCGTTAAAGAAAGAACAAGACTATTCTAAATTATCGGCTGCTGAGCGGGCTAGCAAGGAATTTGAAGACCAAAAAGCAGAATTTGAGAAGCAGGTGGCACAGTTTGAACTTGAAAAACTCAACATGGCCGTTAAGGAGGACCTCGTTTCTAAGGGGTTGCCGGTTGAATTGGCTGAAATGTTTAGCCATGCCGGAAACGCCGCCGAGGCTCTTAAGATGGTCGGAACATTTGAGAAAGTCTTCAACGATGCCGTAGCTGAGAAAGTAAAGACTACCATCCGCCAGAATGCGCCTAAAGCGGCAAGCGTTGGCGGCACTCAGACTGATAATTTTGGGGCCAAACTTGCTAAGTCTACGAACGTGACGACTGCTCGTCTTATCTAA
- a CDS encoding HK97-gp10 family putative phage morphogenesis protein — translation MVTIKFEGLDEMAQSLLKNASPEKRSKVLRKYGAKLKEAAVSKAQFNKGYSTGATRRSITLEAGSDRAVVEALTNYSGYLEVGTRKMEAQPFMRPALDQVVPEMVEEMAKWE, via the coding sequence ATGGTTACAATTAAATTTGAGGGATTGGATGAGATGGCTCAAAGCCTATTAAAGAACGCCTCACCCGAGAAACGTTCAAAGGTTTTAAGAAAATACGGAGCTAAGTTAAAAGAGGCCGCGGTCAGTAAAGCGCAGTTTAATAAAGGGTATTCAACGGGGGCAACTCGTAGAAGTATTACCTTAGAAGCTGGAAGCGACAGGGCAGTTGTTGAAGCGCTGACCAACTATTCAGGATACCTCGAAGTAGGAACGCGGAAAATGGAGGCACAGCCATTTATGAGGCCAGCACTTGATCAAGTAGTGCCAGAAATGGTCGAAGAAATGGCTAAGTGGGAATAA
- a CDS encoding tail assembly chaperone — MNTITIENKDYTLTYGFEFIRELDKRYAVSDGGVSFGFGVQHAVVDLQQKNPVILLDIIQAATITERQKPSVKGIEAYVIAEAENDRLDSLFDDFLSELRTQPLTKATVKRVEEATE, encoded by the coding sequence ATGAACACAATCACTATCGAAAATAAAGACTACACTTTGACATACGGCTTCGAATTTATCCGTGAACTTGATAAGCGCTACGCGGTTTCAGACGGTGGTGTTTCGTTCGGTTTCGGGGTACAACACGCAGTCGTTGACTTGCAACAAAAGAACCCAGTAATTTTGCTCGACATCATTCAAGCAGCAACAATCACAGAACGTCAGAAGCCATCTGTTAAAGGTATTGAAGCCTATGTCATAGCAGAGGCTGAAAATGACCGACTAGACTCACTATTCGATGATTTTTTATCGGAATTACGCACGCAACCATTGACGAAAGCGACAGTGAAGCGCGTGGAAGAGGCGACCGAGTAA
- a CDS encoding tape measure protein, whose protein sequence is MADKTFNVRAILSAQDNGMSSALKKAQQSAENLGKTGSKLGSVFKGVLGANLVSAGVIKGVGALTSGIGGLMSELNSSTKAWKTFDGSLSQLGWGKSEIAAAKKSMQDYATQTIYSASDMGTTFSQMAAIGRSDAGALVKAMGGLAASAENPKQAMKTLSQQMVQAMTKPTIQWQDFRLMMDQSPAGMAAVAREMGMSLDDLVSKIQNGEIKTEDFAEAFKRAGDSMQDLATKYKAVDEAFGGLYEAVSIKLQPVFEQLSNKAVKGIEKIIDTIEKIDDKSIQKFANGLDKAIDQTTKGAAQAAQSLWKGFSDTGAVRGIANAFKYVAAQAKTALKAIDFSSIFQGLGSVFGNIANGVSRALTIATKSVRSFIDSFASTGAFQAFTSALGNVWGAIKRIGTSIGDVFSSSEVQTIISALGTAFGTLAKWISQAASAIANFVSSIPKGVLNGITSGILAMVAGFATAKAGISVLGVAMKGLDFISSLNPFKKFGKDAAEGTEQAAKSASRSKSTITQLFSGISNVIKSSGNAIKGILTAIFKGIAETYKGFGQGVKYALQGLKGLNPATLLSFGAAVAIAAVGIGTGIAIIVASFTLLATQSQGVSQILNAVGSAFGTVVESIGKAAGTIVEAFGTAFATVITAVGQAAPGLAKLSPLVEAIGTALGNASPFITAFGNAWTSILGTLPAIISAFSGFATALGTAISAVATAITPIIQIIGNTITAVTQIIANAIVAIAPIIANCIVQVAQVIGQFGPQIAMVISAIAQAISASAPIIISLIQGIVTVVQIMAPVISQVISAIVAVVQTLAPVISQIISAIVTAITQIVPIITAIGGVISAAFSGIASVVSAAGMAIATAAMGIGTAISTALSGVASIISATGSAIGAALQGIASVVQSVGTSISTAAQGIGNGIKSAFEGISSVITSAGSAISSVLDSLANVFNSIGTAAQKAGAGFNQLANGVVKITNTNLGDMAASLAAVAKGIGSISNNSAGLAAAGSGMAQLGTGMRMMSMAAASAVSSLTSFSTAASSIQASFSSLQALLTTAATAFSTFSIQAMQSLAGLTAITAPITAFQMQIMMIVPALMQASAGLTMFSAVAMALSSSLTFISTSMTMLTTGMTMLASQLTMVATGFTTMVASSTSLGASLTMMAAQFIAIGASVTMLTSQFTAFTAALTMVNSQLLVAAVGVTMFGSQFAMLGSIMSMFSSQLTMVGASIQMMTAQFTAVGSTVAMISSQFTVLIASIMQMTASISTIPPQFSAVAASATTATTAITRIGTSAPLIASAMNSAASQVQSAMQNMAQAVQSNGQRMIQMGRQAGLQTGQGIARGIQSATGAVSAAAGALVSAAQSRAMAGAGAMRSAGAMIGQGLAAGMMSALGAVTAAANALVAQAERAAQAKAKIHSPSRLFRDEVGIFIGQGMAVGIDNSVKYVRDSIENMVDVASGYAIDARELFKDNDLFDGFGGGLIRGSVDLAVRDDSRMDRLEQAMNVITGLIERPLSLNIDGREFAYATGDDLVSYQNEKDFSYKRMRGIK, encoded by the coding sequence ATGGCAGATAAGACATTCAATGTCAGAGCTATATTGAGTGCTCAAGATAACGGCATGTCTAGCGCTCTGAAGAAAGCGCAACAGAGCGCTGAGAATCTCGGGAAGACGGGCAGTAAATTAGGCTCTGTTTTTAAGGGTGTTCTCGGTGCTAACCTTGTCAGCGCTGGAGTTATCAAAGGTGTAGGCGCTTTGACAAGCGGCATCGGTGGATTGATGTCTGAGCTGAATAGCTCAACAAAGGCATGGAAGACATTCGATGGAAGCCTTAGTCAATTGGGTTGGGGTAAGTCAGAAATTGCAGCGGCTAAGAAGTCAATGCAAGATTATGCAACTCAAACAATCTACTCCGCCTCAGACATGGGGACCACATTCTCACAAATGGCCGCGATTGGTCGAAGTGATGCAGGGGCATTAGTTAAGGCTATGGGTGGCCTTGCTGCGTCTGCTGAGAATCCCAAGCAGGCAATGAAAACATTGAGCCAGCAAATGGTCCAGGCAATGACCAAGCCTACCATCCAATGGCAAGATTTCAGGTTGATGATGGATCAATCACCTGCTGGTATGGCCGCCGTCGCTAGAGAGATGGGAATGTCTCTGGATGACCTTGTAAGCAAAATTCAAAACGGCGAAATTAAGACAGAGGACTTTGCGGAAGCCTTTAAACGTGCTGGGGATTCCATGCAAGACTTGGCTACAAAATACAAAGCAGTAGACGAGGCCTTTGGCGGTCTCTATGAAGCAGTTTCAATCAAATTACAGCCAGTTTTTGAACAGCTAAGCAATAAGGCCGTCAAAGGAATCGAGAAAATCATTGACACCATTGAAAAAATTGACGATAAATCGATTCAGAAATTCGCCAATGGGTTAGATAAAGCAATTGACCAGACTACAAAAGGAGCTGCTCAAGCCGCTCAGTCACTTTGGAAAGGTTTCAGCGACACAGGGGCCGTGAGAGGCATAGCGAACGCATTTAAATATGTTGCCGCTCAAGCAAAAACAGCACTTAAAGCTATAGATTTTAGTAGCATCTTCCAAGGTCTAGGCAGTGTGTTTGGCAACATAGCCAATGGAGTGTCAAGAGCCCTAACAATTGCTACTAAATCGGTTAGGAGTTTTATCGACTCGTTTGCCTCTACTGGGGCGTTCCAAGCGTTCACGTCAGCATTGGGTAATGTCTGGGGAGCAATTAAAAGAATCGGGACATCAATCGGAGATGTATTTAGCAGCTCTGAAGTTCAAACGATTATATCAGCTTTAGGTACAGCGTTTGGAACACTAGCTAAATGGATATCACAAGCTGCATCAGCAATAGCTAACTTTGTAAGCTCAATTCCCAAAGGTGTGCTCAATGGTATCACCAGTGGGATTTTGGCAATGGTAGCAGGTTTTGCTACTGCCAAGGCTGGTATTTCAGTATTAGGTGTTGCAATGAAAGGGTTGGACTTCATTAGTAGTCTAAACCCATTCAAGAAGTTTGGTAAGGATGCTGCAGAAGGAACAGAACAAGCTGCTAAGAGTGCTAGTCGTTCTAAATCAACCATTACTCAGTTGTTCAGTGGAATATCCAACGTTATCAAGTCGTCTGGTAATGCAATCAAGGGAATCTTGACAGCTATTTTCAAAGGTATTGCAGAAACCTATAAAGGTTTTGGGCAAGGAGTGAAATATGCTTTACAAGGTCTTAAAGGGTTGAACCCCGCAACCTTGCTTTCATTTGGCGCTGCCGTGGCTATTGCCGCAGTCGGAATCGGTACAGGTATTGCTATTATCGTAGCTTCATTCACTTTGCTAGCCACTCAATCCCAAGGCGTTTCGCAAATTTTAAACGCCGTAGGTTCAGCGTTTGGAACTGTTGTTGAATCTATTGGCAAGGCAGCGGGAACTATTGTTGAAGCATTCGGGACTGCCTTTGCTACCGTAATTACAGCAGTAGGACAAGCCGCCCCCGGACTTGCAAAATTATCACCATTGGTTGAAGCTATCGGCACTGCTCTAGGCAATGCATCCCCATTTATTACAGCGTTTGGTAATGCTTGGACTTCTATTTTAGGAACGCTTCCAGCTATTATCAGTGCATTTAGTGGATTTGCAACCGCTCTAGGTACTGCAATCAGTGCAGTAGCTACCGCAATAACTCCGATTATTCAAATTATTGGAAACACAATAACGGCAGTAACTCAAATCATTGCTAATGCTATCGTGGCAATCGCTCCGATAATCGCAAATTGTATCGTCCAAGTCGCTCAAGTTATCGGACAATTTGGACCACAGATTGCAATGGTAATCAGTGCTATCGCTCAAGCTATATCAGCTTCAGCACCTATTATCATATCCTTGATTCAAGGTATTGTTACAGTCGTTCAGATTATGGCTCCAGTCATTAGTCAAGTGATCTCTGCCATCGTTGCGGTCGTTCAAACTCTTGCACCTGTCATCAGTCAAATTATTTCAGCGATTGTTACAGCAATCACTCAAATTGTGCCTATTATTACCGCAATTGGTGGTGTGATTAGTGCTGCATTTAGTGGCATTGCATCGGTTGTGTCAGCAGCAGGGATGGCAATCGCTACCGCCGCTATGGGTATCGGTACGGCTATTAGTACGGCCTTGAGTGGTGTGGCAAGTATCATTAGTGCTACTGGTTCAGCTATCGGAGCAGCATTACAAGGCATTGCTAGTGTAGTGCAATCAGTCGGAACATCAATCAGTACAGCGGCGCAAGGTATCGGAAACGGTATCAAATCAGCGTTTGAAGGTATTTCAAGCGTTATCACCTCAGCTGGCAGTGCAATTAGTAGCGTATTGGATAGCCTAGCTAATGTATTCAATTCAATTGGTACAGCTGCTCAGAAAGCTGGTGCAGGATTCAATCAGCTTGCTAACGGTGTTGTTAAGATTACTAACACTAACCTCGGAGACATGGCTGCATCTCTTGCAGCTGTCGCTAAAGGTATTGGGTCAATCAGCAACAATTCAGCAGGTCTCGCCGCAGCTGGTTCTGGCATGGCTCAGCTTGGGACAGGGATGAGAATGATGTCAATGGCAGCAGCTAGCGCTGTGTCAAGTTTGACATCGTTTTCAACGGCTGCCTCAAGCATTCAAGCATCATTCAGTAGTTTACAGGCTTTGCTCACTACTGCTGCAACTGCATTCAGTACATTCTCGATACAAGCCATGCAATCACTAGCTGGATTAACCGCTATTACAGCGCCTATTACTGCCTTCCAGATGCAAATCATGATGATAGTGCCTGCATTAATGCAAGCAAGTGCAGGGTTGACCATGTTCAGCGCAGTAGCGATGGCGTTGTCTTCTAGCTTGACCTTTATCAGTACGTCCATGACAATGTTGACCACTGGCATGACTATGTTAGCCTCTCAGCTTACTATGGTAGCGACTGGCTTTACTACTATGGTTGCAAGCTCGACCTCACTGGGTGCAAGTTTGACCATGATGGCGGCTCAATTTATCGCCATCGGTGCTTCAGTAACTATGTTAACTAGTCAATTTACCGCATTCACAGCTGCATTGACTATGGTTAACAGTCAGCTATTAGTTGCTGCTGTGGGCGTGACAATGTTTGGATCACAATTTGCAATGTTGGGCTCAATCATGTCCATGTTCAGCAGTCAATTAACAATGGTCGGCGCTTCTATTCAAATGATGACCGCACAATTCACCGCCGTAGGTTCTACGGTTGCAATGATTTCAAGCCAGTTTACTGTATTGATTGCTAGCATTATGCAGATGACTGCTTCAATTTCTACAATTCCACCGCAATTTAGCGCGGTGGCAGCAAGCGCTACAACGGCCACAACGGCCATCACACGAATCGGAACATCGGCGCCATTGATTGCTTCAGCAATGAACAGCGCGGCCTCACAGGTGCAATCAGCAATGCAGAATATGGCACAAGCTGTTCAGTCTAATGGCCAACGAATGATTCAAATGGGCAGACAAGCCGGGCTACAAACAGGGCAAGGAATTGCTCGGGGAATTCAATCAGCAACTGGGGCCGTATCTGCCGCAGCGGGCGCACTGGTTAGCGCAGCACAATCACGCGCTATGGCAGGCGCAGGCGCTATGCGTTCCGCAGGGGCAATGATTGGACAAGGTTTGGCCGCTGGTATGATGTCCGCTCTTGGTGCAGTAACAGCTGCCGCCAACGCCCTGGTAGCTCAAGCAGAGCGTGCAGCTCAAGCTAAAGCCAAGATTCACTCACCATCAAGGTTATTCCGCGATGAAGTCGGTATTTTTATCGGCCAAGGTATGGCTGTCGGTATTGACAACAGTGTTAAATACGTCAGAGATTCCATTGAGAACATGGTTGACGTGGCTAGCGGTTACGCGATAGACGCTAGAGAGCTCTTTAAAGATAATGACCTGTTTGACGGCTTCGGCGGTGGTTTAATCCGTGGCAGCGTTGACTTAGCTGTTAGAGATGACAGTCGAATGGACCGCCTTGAGCAAGCGATGAACGTTATTACTGGATTAATTGAGCGACCTCTATCACTTAACATAGACGGCAGGGAATTTGCATACGCCACAGGGGACGACTTGGTATCGTACCAAAACGAAAAGGATTTTAGTTACAAACGTATGAGAGGTATTAAATAA
- a CDS encoding phage minor head protein yields MTYWSERIQRERERTNKKTEAELKKELKDLYRMQLAELRKELNAYIQNFSKKNGLAIEEAKKRADDFDVKGFESKARRYVENKDFSAKANEELRNYNFSMSVGRRELLIHQLELELMALANDEEKIIQRHLNDAYKAEMARGSLLDQTVLKGNILARAMETAVKANFEGATWSERIWGRNEQLRQLVRTEVTRALIRGDNGITIARRIRKHMDASRKDAERLAITEHARVQTLAQQDIIKENGYKFFKLMPESRACSICRGIGSGTERKPVRITDMQIGTNAPPIHPYCRCAIAEVE; encoded by the coding sequence ATGACATACTGGTCTGAACGTATCCAACGAGAACGAGAGCGAACAAACAAAAAGACAGAGGCAGAGTTAAAAAAAGAACTCAAAGACCTCTATCGGATGCAACTGGCCGAACTCCGAAAAGAGTTGAATGCCTATATTCAGAATTTTTCTAAAAAAAATGGGCTAGCTATTGAAGAAGCAAAAAAACGAGCTGACGATTTTGATGTTAAGGGCTTTGAAAGTAAAGCAAGGCGCTATGTTGAAAACAAAGATTTCAGCGCTAAAGCTAACGAGGAACTAAGAAATTACAATTTCTCGATGTCTGTCGGTAGGCGAGAGCTTCTTATTCATCAGTTAGAGCTTGAACTAATGGCTCTGGCTAATGATGAAGAAAAAATCATACAGAGACATCTGAATGACGCTTATAAAGCTGAAATGGCAAGAGGTAGCCTATTAGATCAAACTGTTCTAAAGGGCAACATCCTAGCGCGTGCGATGGAGACAGCTGTCAAAGCAAACTTTGAGGGTGCTACGTGGTCTGAAAGAATTTGGGGCAGAAATGAACAACTAAGGCAGTTAGTTAGAACAGAGGTAACGCGGGCACTTATTCGAGGCGATAACGGCATAACAATCGCCCGACGGATTCGAAAGCATATGGATGCCTCTCGCAAAGACGCAGAGCGCTTAGCTATTACTGAGCACGCTAGAGTACAGACACTAGCGCAGCAGGACATCATCAAAGAAAATGGATACAAGTTTTTTAAACTAATGCCAGAGAGTCGAGCTTGTTCGATTTGTAGAGGTATAGGAAGTGGAACGGAAAGGAAACCCGTTAGAATTACCGACATGCAAATCGGAACTAACGCGCCGCCTATACATCCTTATTGCAGATGTGCAATAGCTGAGGTCGAATAG
- a CDS encoding phage head-tail connector protein has protein sequence MVTLLDKNKVIKNVSVDLNINDDNLLSILLERIVNHFKAEYDVDEIDNNLGFIFEDCLVKRFNRRGAEGARSESIDGHSMSYYDNENEFKPYDDMLQRIYGDSGQAKEGEVLFL, from the coding sequence ATGGTTACATTATTAGACAAGAATAAAGTCATCAAAAACGTGTCCGTTGACCTTAACATCAATGACGACAACTTACTTAGTATTCTATTAGAGAGAATTGTTAATCATTTCAAGGCTGAGTATGACGTTGACGAAATTGATAATAATTTGGGGTTTATCTTTGAGGATTGTCTTGTTAAGCGATTTAACCGCAGAGGGGCCGAAGGGGCTAGGTCTGAGTCAATAGATGGCCATTCTATGTCTTATTACGATAATGAGAACGAGTTTAAACCCTATGACGACATGTTGCAACGTATTTATGGGGATTCTGGACAAGCTAAAGAGGGAGAGGTGCTATTTCTATGA